The proteins below are encoded in one region of Pseudoduganella armeniaca:
- a CDS encoding RNA methyltransferase codes for MKQPEITSSLFSRLRVVLVETSRPGNIGAVARAMKTMGFADLVLVNPRHEGMLQHEEAVAFASGAQDLLASARIVCTIGEALEGINYAAAVSARLREFSPPVHTPRAVAEHAATSADLHVALVLGNERFGLPNDIVERCNVLINIPANPDYSSLNLAQAAQVLVYECRMAALAASDAPAAPTDVGFHGEAASLAQIDGMYAHLEQALVAVGFLDANNPRKLMPRIKRLFARTQLETEEVNILRGIARQIMARCNKQN; via the coding sequence ATGAAGCAGCCCGAAATCACATCGTCTCTTTTCAGCCGCCTGCGCGTGGTGCTGGTGGAAACCAGCCGGCCGGGCAATATCGGCGCCGTCGCCCGGGCCATGAAAACGATGGGATTTGCCGACCTGGTGCTGGTCAATCCGCGCCATGAAGGCATGCTCCAGCATGAGGAGGCGGTGGCTTTTGCCAGCGGCGCGCAGGACCTGCTGGCAAGCGCCCGCATCGTCTGCACCATCGGCGAGGCGCTGGAAGGGATCAACTATGCCGCGGCGGTCTCGGCCCGCCTGCGCGAATTCTCGCCGCCGGTGCACACGCCGCGCGCGGTGGCCGAGCATGCCGCCACCAGCGCCGACCTGCACGTCGCCCTGGTGCTGGGCAACGAGCGTTTCGGCCTGCCGAACGACATCGTCGAGCGCTGCAACGTGCTGATCAACATTCCCGCCAATCCCGACTACTCGTCGCTGAACCTGGCCCAGGCGGCGCAGGTACTGGTCTACGAATGCCGGATGGCGGCATTGGCGGCGAGCGATGCGCCGGCCGCGCCGACCGACGTCGGCTTCCACGGCGAAGCCGCCTCGCTGGCGCAGATCGACGGCATGTACGCCCACCTGGAACAGGCGCTGGTGGCCGTCGGCTTCCTGGACGCCAACAATCCCCGCAAGCTGATGCCACGCATCAAGCGCCTGTTTGCCCGCACCCAGCTGGAAACGGAAGAAGTCAACATCCTGCGCGGTATCGCGCGCCAGATCATGGCCCGCTGCAACAAGCAAAACTGA
- a CDS encoding twin-arginine translocation signal domain-containing protein, whose amino-acid sequence MTTRRSFLKFGVGGALALAAGGALYRGLQHGAPDRFNLDAAGRELLTAVVPALLGPALPSAPAARQQAIQANVERVKVAIAGLPLAAQGELQDLFGLLALAPTRRLLAGLPAWRDATPTQLEEFLQGWRLHRFAQLRAGYQALHDLVIGSWYADPSSWAAIGYPGPMPELAA is encoded by the coding sequence ATGACGACACGCAGATCGTTCCTCAAATTCGGGGTGGGCGGCGCCTTGGCGCTGGCGGCCGGCGGTGCGCTGTACCGCGGCCTCCAGCATGGCGCCCCCGACCGCTTCAACCTGGACGCCGCCGGCCGCGAATTGCTGACGGCCGTCGTGCCGGCCTTGCTGGGGCCGGCGCTGCCGAGCGCGCCAGCGGCCCGGCAGCAGGCCATCCAGGCCAACGTCGAGCGCGTCAAGGTCGCCATCGCCGGCCTGCCGCTGGCCGCGCAGGGCGAGCTGCAAGACCTGTTCGGCTTGCTGGCGCTGGCGCCCACGCGGCGCCTGCTGGCGGGGCTGCCGGCCTGGCGCGATGCCACGCCGACGCAGCTGGAAGAATTCCTGCAAGGCTGGCGCCTGCACCGCTTCGCCCAGCTGCGCGCGGGCTACCAGGCGCTGCACGACCTCGTCATCGGCAGCTGGTATGCCGACCCATCGAGCTGGGCCGCCATCGGCTATCCCGGCCCCATGCCGGAACTGGCCGCATGA
- a CDS encoding GMC family oxidoreductase: MSSHQSPIADPIAAGVAAGWKVIDCAALAENRVIEADVAIVGSGAGGGVTAEILTAAGLNVVIVEEGALKSSRDFKMREAEAYPALYQESAARKTRDKAINILQGRTVGGSTTVNWTSSFRTPPTTLTHWQRRFGLTGYTVEALAPWFERMEQRLHIADWPTPPNANNDLLRQGAGKLGIHTAAIRRNVNGCWNLGYCGMGCPTNAKQSMLITTIPAALAGGATLLTRARAERLVLRGDKAEHVLVTALGADGIAPTGRTVTVRARHVVVAGGAINSPGLLLRSQAPDPHKLLGKRTFLHPTLVSAGRFAQPVEGYAGAPQTVYSDHFLDTLPVDGPVGYKLEVPPLHPLLLSTTLAGFGAAHAEAMRHFARTHGMLALLRDGFHEGSQGGQVHLRGDGTPELDYTMTDYLWDGARRALLTMAEIQFAAGAEAVLPLHEMGRHHASWPEAKAAIQALPMAPLLTRVASAHVMGGCTMAAHERDGVVAPDGRYRELANVSVHDGSLFPTSIGANPQLSIYGITARLATDLATRLKG, encoded by the coding sequence ATGAGCAGCCATCAAAGTCCCATCGCGGATCCCATCGCCGCCGGCGTCGCGGCCGGCTGGAAAGTCATCGACTGCGCCGCCCTGGCGGAGAACCGCGTCATCGAGGCCGACGTCGCCATCGTCGGCAGCGGTGCCGGCGGCGGCGTCACGGCCGAGATCCTGACGGCGGCCGGCCTGAATGTCGTCATCGTCGAGGAGGGCGCGCTGAAATCGTCGCGCGACTTCAAGATGCGCGAGGCCGAAGCCTATCCCGCGCTGTACCAGGAATCGGCCGCGCGCAAGACGCGCGACAAGGCCATCAACATCCTGCAGGGCCGCACCGTGGGCGGCTCGACGACGGTCAACTGGACGTCCAGCTTCCGCACCCCGCCGACCACGCTGACGCACTGGCAGCGCCGCTTCGGCCTGACGGGCTACACCGTCGAGGCGCTGGCGCCATGGTTCGAACGGATGGAGCAGCGCCTGCACATCGCCGACTGGCCGACGCCGCCGAACGCCAACAACGACCTGCTGCGCCAGGGCGCGGGCAAGCTGGGCATCCACACCGCGGCGATCCGCCGCAACGTCAACGGCTGCTGGAACCTGGGCTACTGCGGCATGGGTTGCCCGACCAATGCCAAGCAGTCGATGCTGATCACGACGATCCCGGCCGCGCTGGCGGGCGGCGCGACGCTGCTGACGCGCGCCCGCGCCGAACGCCTGGTACTGCGCGGCGACAAGGCCGAGCACGTGCTGGTGACGGCGCTGGGTGCGGACGGTATCGCGCCAACGGGCCGCACGGTGACGGTGCGCGCGCGACACGTCGTCGTGGCCGGCGGCGCCATCAACTCGCCCGGCCTGCTGCTGCGCTCACAGGCGCCCGACCCGCACAAGCTGCTGGGCAAGCGCACCTTCCTGCATCCGACGCTGGTCTCGGCCGGCCGCTTCGCCCAGCCGGTGGAGGGCTACGCGGGTGCGCCGCAAACGGTGTATTCCGACCACTTCCTCGATACCCTGCCGGTCGACGGGCCGGTGGGCTACAAGCTGGAAGTGCCGCCGCTGCATCCGCTGCTGCTGTCGACCACCCTGGCCGGCTTCGGCGCGGCGCACGCGGAAGCGATGCGCCATTTCGCCCGCACGCACGGTATGCTGGCGCTGCTGCGCGACGGTTTCCACGAGGGCTCGCAAGGCGGCCAGGTCCACCTGCGCGGCGACGGCACGCCGGAGCTGGACTACACGATGACGGACTACCTGTGGGACGGCGCCCGGCGCGCGCTGCTGACGATGGCGGAGATCCAGTTCGCCGCCGGCGCCGAGGCCGTGCTGCCGCTGCACGAGATGGGACGCCACCACGCCAGCTGGCCCGAGGCGAAGGCGGCGATCCAGGCGCTGCCGATGGCGCCGCTGCTGACCCGGGTCGCGTCGGCCCACGTGATGGGCGGCTGCACGATGGCGGCCCACGAGCGCGACGGCGTGGTCGCGCCGGACGGCCGCTACCGCGAGCTGGCCAACGTGTCCGTGCACGACGGCTCGCTGTTCCCGACCTCGATCGGCGCCAACCCGCAGCTGTCGATCTACGGCATCACGGCCCGCCTGGCCACGGACCTGGCGACCCGGCTGAAAGGATAG
- a CDS encoding esterase/lipase family protein, whose amino-acid sequence MVVRILLGIMAAQVLCALLIWYAATSYMPADLALVLALLAVVLVRLAITGNNFLLSWRHGSPTPQAHRLTAVGRLRLLLAEFSATMLTSSWHMLRHRPAPFLAAGGAALPVLLIHGYGANGGYWHALRRLLRAQGISHDAVDLEPVTGAIDDYADQVEAGVRRLLAATGAARVVIVAHSMGGLVTRAWLRRHGAAAEARVARVITLGTPHFGTALAALGIGANAAQMRRGAPWLAQLDRDDRERRALFTSIWTWHDNIIAPQVSCQLPGARNVALGGIGHVALGSHPQVLRTILDEILTASTPSARLY is encoded by the coding sequence ATGGTGGTTCGCATCCTGCTGGGGATCATGGCGGCGCAGGTCCTGTGCGCGCTGCTGATCTGGTATGCCGCCACGTCCTACATGCCGGCCGACCTGGCGCTGGTGCTGGCACTGCTGGCCGTCGTGCTGGTGCGGCTGGCGATCACCGGCAACAACTTCCTGCTGAGCTGGCGCCATGGCAGCCCGACGCCGCAGGCGCACCGGCTGACGGCCGTCGGCCGACTGCGCCTGCTGCTGGCCGAATTCAGCGCCACCATGCTGACGTCGTCGTGGCACATGCTGCGGCACCGGCCCGCGCCGTTCCTGGCGGCGGGCGGTGCCGCCTTGCCGGTGCTGCTGATCCACGGCTACGGCGCCAATGGCGGCTACTGGCATGCGCTGCGCCGGTTGCTGCGCGCGCAGGGCATCAGCCATGACGCCGTCGATCTGGAACCCGTCACCGGCGCCATCGACGACTATGCCGACCAGGTGGAGGCGGGCGTGCGCCGGCTGCTCGCGGCCACCGGCGCGGCGCGCGTCGTCATCGTCGCGCACAGCATGGGCGGCCTGGTCACGCGGGCCTGGCTGCGCCGCCATGGCGCGGCGGCCGAGGCGCGCGTGGCGCGCGTCATCACCCTGGGCACGCCGCACTTCGGCACGGCGCTGGCAGCGCTGGGCATCGGCGCCAACGCGGCGCAGATGCGGCGCGGCGCGCCCTGGCTGGCGCAGCTCGACCGCGACGACCGCGAGCGGCGTGCCCTGTTCACGTCGATCTGGACCTGGCACGACAACATCATCGCCCCGCAGGTCTCCTGCCAGCTGCCAGGCGCCCGCAACGTGGCGCTGGGCGGCATCGGCCACGTGGCGCTGGGCAGCCATCCGCAAGTGTTGCGCACGATACTCGACGAGATTTTGACGGCGTCCACACCATCCGCTAGACTGTATTGA
- a CDS encoding EAL domain-containing protein: MSARILIIEDNPTNMELMVYLLRAFGYTPLSAADGEEGVAVARRERPDLIICDVHLPKLDGYGVVAALKADPGTRAIPALAVTALAMVGDRERLLAAGFDGYIGKPIEPDSFVTQIESFLPGEMSPPEQDDIATILIVDDHVLNREFLMTLLGFSGYRLMEAASGTEALKLIEHDKPDLIISDILMPQMDGYELVARVRSNPATAQVPIIFYTATYREKEAAAVAEACGVRWVLPKPSDPDIILGTVHEALGAKEAPPVLDFAPRPPDDPKLGHIGNKMVEYLDEVESSSQLLTQLAHHDGKEARDGETERLHTMTQRLSNSLSSLQAVSLRLTALIELGIDLGAKREPQGLLDIGCRVAQNICVSRYACIGVLDEDAGTLTHFACCGIGENARILSGNPDAGVLRQVLQSRQPVRMGGLPGHPSHIGLPEEHPPVHSFLGVPIVSNERVHGWLYLADKMGAPEFSEVDERVAVTVAAQVAVAYENLRLYDEIRRHHAQLQADMDARTKLTEDLRRFRMAMDATADAIFLVDRANMCFVDVNVTACRMLGYEREDFLLVGQRDRGSAPAQLAELYDKLLAGDQSGAMAEILVHRRDGSLLSVEVQRRTLRSGQNWILVAVARDITERKEAERRLLKLAHFDTLTNLPNRSQLYESLTHSLVQAAEHRWALAVLFLDMDRFKNINDTLGHTIGDELLRQFSSRLVDCLRVRDTIGRFGGDEFAAILMLPEGVQSALPVIDKIREAMRQPFDLKGHEVTVTASIGISVFPDDGTDADTLIKYADTAMYRAKEAGRDAFRFFTAEMNAQSLARLDLENALRRAIDNGEFVLYFQPKVHLSTGRISGAEALIRWNRPGHGMVSPALFIPLLEETGLIVRVGAWVIHEACRKIAQWKASGAGAVQLSVNVSGIQFFVGGLQEEVLKALREHDIPPELLELELTESSLMSNAEETITVLQTLKELGIKISIDDFGTGYSSLAYLKRFPIDKLKIDIAFVREVTSNPDDAAIVLAIINMAHSMKLKVIAEGVEKDAQLAYLRRHDCDEMQGYYFSRPVPADDFEAMLREGRYLQTPADDARDREQPTLLIVDDDAFMLDVLSDFLAQDGYRILTAQTAAEGFDILARYRVQVILCDQCMPNMSGTEFMERVKNLAPDTFRIMLSAYADLTPIMAAINRGAIDRFYTKPWKGAVLRENIREGFRLHGQARARRQAA, from the coding sequence GTGTCGGCACGGATCCTCATCATAGAAGACAATCCCACCAATATGGAGCTGATGGTGTACCTGCTGCGGGCCTTCGGCTACACCCCGCTCAGCGCCGCGGACGGGGAGGAAGGGGTGGCGGTGGCGCGGCGCGAACGGCCCGACCTGATCATCTGCGACGTCCACCTGCCCAAGCTCGATGGCTACGGCGTGGTGGCCGCGCTGAAGGCCGATCCGGGCACGCGGGCCATCCCCGCGCTGGCCGTGACGGCGTTGGCGATGGTGGGCGACCGCGAACGGCTGCTGGCCGCCGGCTTCGACGGCTACATCGGCAAACCGATCGAACCGGACAGCTTCGTCACCCAGATCGAGTCTTTTTTACCGGGGGAGATGTCGCCCCCTGAACAAGACGACATCGCAACGATCCTCATCGTCGACGATCATGTGCTGAACCGCGAGTTCCTGATGACGTTGCTGGGGTTCTCCGGCTACCGCCTGATGGAGGCGGCCAGCGGCACCGAGGCCCTGAAACTGATCGAGCACGACAAGCCGGACCTGATCATCTCGGACATCCTCATGCCGCAGATGGACGGCTACGAACTGGTGGCGCGGGTGCGCAGCAATCCCGCCACCGCGCAGGTCCCCATCATCTTCTACACCGCCACCTACCGCGAGAAGGAAGCGGCCGCCGTTGCCGAGGCGTGCGGCGTGCGCTGGGTGCTGCCGAAACCGTCCGACCCGGACATCATCCTGGGCACCGTGCACGAGGCGCTGGGCGCCAAGGAAGCGCCGCCCGTGCTGGACTTCGCGCCGCGCCCGCCGGACGATCCCAAGCTGGGCCATATCGGCAACAAGATGGTGGAATACCTGGACGAGGTCGAGTCCTCCAGCCAGCTGCTGACGCAGCTGGCGCACCACGACGGCAAGGAAGCGCGCGATGGCGAGACCGAGCGCCTGCACACGATGACGCAGCGGCTGTCGAACAGCCTGTCCAGCCTGCAGGCGGTCAGCCTGCGCCTGACGGCGCTGATCGAACTGGGCATCGACCTGGGCGCCAAGCGCGAGCCGCAGGGCCTGCTCGACATCGGCTGCAGGGTGGCGCAGAACATCTGCGTGTCGCGCTATGCCTGCATCGGCGTGCTGGACGAGGATGCCGGCACGCTGACGCATTTCGCCTGCTGCGGGATCGGCGAGAACGCGCGCATCCTGTCCGGCAATCCCGATGCTGGCGTGCTGCGCCAGGTGCTGCAGTCGCGCCAGCCGGTGCGCATGGGCGGCCTGCCGGGCCATCCCTCCCACATCGGTCTGCCCGAGGAGCATCCGCCCGTGCATTCGTTCCTGGGCGTGCCGATCGTGTCGAACGAGCGGGTGCACGGCTGGCTGTACCTGGCCGACAAGATGGGCGCCCCGGAATTCTCCGAGGTGGACGAGCGCGTGGCCGTGACGGTGGCCGCGCAGGTCGCGGTGGCCTACGAGAACCTGCGCCTGTACGACGAGATCCGCCGCCATCACGCGCAACTGCAGGCGGACATGGACGCGCGCACCAAGCTGACGGAAGACCTGCGCCGCTTCCGCATGGCGATGGATGCGACGGCCGATGCCATCTTCCTGGTCGACCGCGCCAATATGTGCTTCGTGGACGTCAACGTGACGGCCTGCCGCATGCTGGGCTACGAACGCGAGGACTTCCTGCTGGTGGGCCAGCGCGACCGCGGCAGCGCGCCGGCCCAGCTGGCGGAGCTGTATGACAAGCTGCTGGCCGGCGACCAGAGCGGCGCGATGGCGGAAATCCTGGTGCACCGCCGCGACGGTTCGCTGCTGTCGGTGGAAGTGCAGCGGCGCACGCTGCGCTCGGGCCAGAACTGGATCCTGGTGGCCGTCGCGCGCGACATCACCGAGCGCAAGGAAGCGGAACGGCGCCTGCTGAAGCTGGCCCACTTCGACACCTTGACGAACCTGCCGAACCGCAGCCAGCTGTACGAATCGCTGACGCATTCGCTGGTGCAGGCGGCCGAGCACCGCTGGGCGCTGGCCGTGCTGTTCCTCGACATGGACCGCTTCAAGAACATCAACGACACGCTGGGCCATACCATCGGTGACGAGCTGTTGCGCCAGTTCTCCAGCCGCCTGGTGGACTGCCTGCGCGTGCGCGACACCATCGGCCGCTTCGGCGGCGACGAATTCGCGGCCATCCTGATGCTGCCCGAAGGCGTGCAGAGCGCGCTGCCGGTGATCGACAAGATCCGCGAGGCCATGCGCCAGCCGTTCGACCTGAAGGGCCACGAGGTCACCGTCACCGCCAGCATCGGCATTTCGGTGTTCCCGGACGACGGCACCGACGCGGACACGCTGATCAAGTATGCGGACACGGCGATGTACCGCGCCAAGGAGGCCGGCCGCGACGCGTTCCGCTTCTTCACGGCCGAGATGAACGCCCAGTCGCTGGCGCGGCTGGACCTGGAGAACGCGCTGCGCCGCGCCATCGACAACGGCGAGTTCGTGCTGTACTTCCAGCCCAAGGTGCACCTGTCCACGGGCCGCATCAGCGGCGCGGAGGCGTTGATCCGCTGGAACCGTCCCGGCCACGGCATGGTGTCGCCAGCGCTGTTCATTCCGCTGCTGGAGGAAACCGGCCTGATCGTGCGCGTGGGCGCCTGGGTGATCCACGAGGCGTGCCGCAAGATCGCCCAGTGGAAGGCTTCCGGCGCGGGCGCGGTGCAGCTCTCCGTCAACGTCTCGGGCATCCAGTTCTTTGTCGGCGGCCTGCAGGAGGAAGTGCTCAAAGCCTTGCGCGAGCACGACATCCCGCCCGAACTCCTGGAGCTGGAGCTGACCGAGAGCTCGCTGATGTCGAACGCGGAAGAGACGATCACCGTACTGCAGACCTTGAAAGAGCTGGGCATCAAGATCTCGATCGACGACTTCGGCACCGGCTACTCGTCGCTGGCCTACCTGAAGCGCTTCCCGATCGACAAGCTGAAGATCGACATCGCCTTCGTGCGCGAGGTGACCAGCAATCCGGACGACGCGGCCATCGTGCTGGCCATCATCAACATGGCGCACAGCATGAAGCTCAAGGTGATCGCCGAAGGGGTCGAGAAGGATGCCCAGCTGGCCTACCTGCGCCGCCACGACTGCGACGAGATGCAGGGCTATTACTTCAGCCGCCCGGTGCCGGCCGACGATTTCGAGGCCATGCTGCGCGAGGGCCGCTACCTGCAGACGCCGGCCGACGACGCGCGCGACCGTGAGCAGCCGACCTTGCTGATCGTCGACGACGATGCCTTCATGCTGGACGTGCTGTCGGACTTCCTGGCGCAGGACGGCTATCGCATCCTGACGGCCCAGACGGCGGCCGAGGGCTTCGACATCCTGGCGCGCTACCGCGTGCAGGTGATCCTGTGCGACCAGTGCATGCCGAACATGAGCGGCACGGAGTTCATGGAGCGGGTCAAGAACCTGGCGCCGGACACGTTCCGCATCATGCTGTCGGCCTACGCGGACCTGACGCCGATCATGGCCGCGATCAACCGGGGCGCCATCGACCGCTTCTATACGAAGCCGTGGAAGGGCGCCGTGTTACGTGAAAACATCCGCGAGGGCTTCCGGCTGCACGGCCAGGCCCGCGCGCGGCGGCAGGCGGCGTGA
- a CDS encoding TetR/AcrR family transcriptional regulator, translating to MLQKAPRRTRERILELSLRLFNEFGEPNITTTVIAEEMNISPGNLYYHFRNKDDIVNSIFVQFEQEIERILHVPSGRRSNIEDVWQYLHLMFELIWRYRFFYRDLNDLLSRNRKLELHFKQILAHKIKVATQLCVDLRSEASLEASDVTIEAMATNMVVVATYWLSYEYVRNPRKYTEQQSMADALARGCYQVLTQVEPYLRGETLQRFRKLSDDYLKKLNK from the coding sequence ATGCTACAAAAAGCCCCAAGACGCACACGCGAACGGATACTGGAGTTGTCGCTGCGCCTGTTCAACGAATTCGGCGAGCCGAACATCACCACGACCGTGATCGCCGAAGAGATGAACATCTCGCCGGGGAACTTGTACTACCATTTCCGCAACAAGGACGACATCGTCAACTCGATCTTCGTCCAGTTCGAGCAGGAGATCGAGCGCATCCTGCACGTGCCCAGCGGGCGCCGCTCGAACATCGAGGACGTGTGGCAGTACCTGCACCTGATGTTCGAACTGATCTGGCGCTACCGCTTCTTCTACCGCGACCTGAACGACCTCCTGTCGCGCAACCGCAAGCTCGAGCTACACTTCAAGCAGATCCTGGCGCACAAGATCAAGGTGGCCACGCAGCTGTGCGTAGACCTGCGCAGCGAGGCCTCGCTGGAAGCTTCCGACGTGACGATCGAGGCGATGGCGACGAATATGGTGGTGGTGGCGACCTACTGGCTGTCGTACGAATACGTGCGCAACCCGCGCAAGTACACCGAGCAGCAGTCGATGGCCGATGCGCTGGCGCGCGGCTGTTACCAGGTGCTGACCCAGGTCGAACCCTATCTGCGCGGCGAGACGCTGCAGCGCTTCCGCAAGCTGTCCGACGATTACCTGAAAAAGCTCAACAAGTGA
- a CDS encoding TIGR00730 family Rossman fold protein, translating into MKTICVYCGARPGASPLYADGARALAAALVEQNLTLVYGGGKVGLMGIVADEVLRLGGEVTGVIPNALVEREVGHTGLTRQFIVKDMHERKAMMARLSDGFIAMPGGMGTLEELFEMLTWGQLGIHDKPVGLLNVGGFYDRLAAFIGHARDEGFIGAEHAARMLVAEAPQDLLAQMRALAPAQPLYT; encoded by the coding sequence GTGAAAACGATCTGTGTCTATTGTGGCGCCCGTCCCGGCGCCAGCCCCCTGTACGCCGACGGCGCCCGTGCGCTGGCGGCAGCGCTGGTCGAACAGAACCTGACGCTGGTTTACGGCGGCGGCAAGGTCGGCCTGATGGGCATCGTGGCCGACGAGGTGCTGCGCCTGGGTGGCGAGGTCACGGGCGTGATCCCGAACGCGCTGGTGGAACGGGAAGTGGGCCACACGGGCCTGACGCGCCAGTTCATCGTCAAGGACATGCACGAGCGCAAGGCCATGATGGCGCGCCTGTCGGACGGCTTCATCGCCATGCCGGGCGGGATGGGCACGTTGGAAGAGCTGTTCGAGATGCTGACGTGGGGCCAGCTGGGCATCCACGACAAGCCGGTCGGCTTGTTGAACGTAGGCGGCTTCTACGACCGCCTGGCCGCCTTCATCGGCCACGCCCGCGACGAAGGCTTTATCGGCGCCGAGCACGCGGCACGCATGCTGGTGGCGGAGGCACCGCAGGACCTGCTGGCGCAAATGCGCGCGCTGGCGCCGGCGCAGCCGCTCTACACTTGA
- the yfcF gene encoding glutathione transferase, whose amino-acid sequence MLLYVDAQYVSPYAMSVFVALKEKGIAFDMQTVDLEAGGQHAPGFAAQSSTQRVPTLVDGDLCLTESSAITEYLDEVYPGTPLYPYEPKLKARARQVQAWLRSDLLPIRQERSSLVVFYGPSEAPLSAAAQAAANKLFAAAQALLAEDAEHLCGTWSLADVDLAMMLHRLILNGDPVPPRLRAYAERQWQHPAVQAWVRRERPPL is encoded by the coding sequence ATGCTGTTATATGTCGACGCGCAGTACGTCAGTCCTTATGCCATGTCCGTCTTTGTCGCGCTGAAGGAAAAGGGCATCGCCTTCGACATGCAGACGGTCGACCTGGAAGCGGGCGGCCAGCACGCGCCCGGTTTCGCCGCACAATCGTCGACGCAGCGCGTGCCGACCTTGGTCGATGGCGACTTGTGCCTGACCGAGTCGTCCGCGATCACGGAATACCTGGACGAGGTGTATCCGGGCACGCCGCTGTACCCGTACGAGCCGAAGCTGAAGGCGAGGGCGCGCCAGGTGCAGGCCTGGCTGCGCAGCGACCTGTTGCCGATCCGCCAGGAGCGCTCCTCCCTGGTCGTGTTCTATGGACCAAGCGAGGCGCCGCTGTCGGCCGCCGCCCAGGCCGCCGCCAACAAGCTGTTCGCCGCTGCCCAGGCGCTGCTGGCCGAGGATGCCGAACACCTTTGCGGCACGTGGTCGCTGGCCGACGTCGATTTGGCGATGATGCTGCACCGGTTGATCCTGAACGGCGACCCGGTGCCGCCGCGGCTGCGCGCCTATGCCGAGCGGCAGTGGCAGCATCCCGCCGTGCAGGCGTGGGTCAGGCGCGAACGCCCGCCGCTGTAA
- a CDS encoding YgjP-like metallopeptidase domain-containing protein, which translates to MNSTAQHPFDPPLKYLGAYSDQTRAQVAQLLAQDRLGDVLLQRYPKAHDIRNDRALYDYVQDLKTAFLRNAEPINKVAFDNKIHVINHALGLHTSISRVQGGKLKAKHEIKVAAMFRDVPLEFLRMIAVHELAHVKEKQHDKAFYKLCTYMEPNYHQYEFDVRVYLTVLEHSGQKLW; encoded by the coding sequence ATGAATTCGACCGCCCAGCACCCGTTTGACCCGCCCTTGAAATACCTGGGCGCCTATTCCGACCAGACCCGTGCCCAGGTGGCCCAGTTGCTGGCCCAGGACCGCCTCGGCGACGTGCTGCTGCAACGTTATCCGAAAGCCCACGACATCCGCAACGACCGCGCCCTGTACGACTACGTGCAGGATCTGAAGACGGCGTTCCTGCGCAATGCGGAGCCGATCAACAAGGTCGCATTCGACAACAAGATCCACGTGATCAACCACGCGCTGGGCCTGCACACGTCGATCTCGCGCGTCCAGGGTGGCAAGCTGAAGGCCAAGCACGAGATCAAGGTGGCCGCCATGTTCCGCGACGTGCCGCTGGAATTTTTGCGCATGATCGCCGTGCACGAACTGGCGCACGTGAAGGAAAAGCAGCACGACAAGGCGTTCTACAAGCTGTGCACCTATATGGAACCGAACTACCACCAGTACGAGTTCGATGTGCGCGTGTATCTCACCGTGCTGGAGCACTCGGGGCAAAAGCTGTGGTAA
- a CDS encoding endonuclease (3' incision activity; acts with UvrC), whose translation MHTHVNSVGLLVCTDPALNFSTPLHIPRACLDALPQQPGVYIFRDEAGVSVYIGNSVNIRQRVLSHLRTPEEAQLLARTHHIEHERTGGEIGALLREAQLIKAHQPVFNSKLRRIREMCSIRLGVALPEVVFAKDVDFGRTEGLFGLFQTPQAARETLRGLAQEAGLCSVMTGLEKGAPGRPCFARQIRRCQGACTGEESAADHAARVQAALAPLRVMPWPYPGPIAIVEKSDGLRQRQLVDNWCYLGTRRPRGKAPARFDVDVYRILVKPLFQGILTIEQLG comes from the coding sequence ATGCACACCCACGTCAATTCAGTGGGGCTCCTGGTCTGCACCGATCCGGCACTGAACTTCAGCACGCCCTTGCACATCCCACGCGCTTGCCTCGACGCGCTGCCCCAGCAACCCGGCGTCTACATCTTCCGCGACGAGGCGGGCGTCTCCGTCTACATCGGCAATAGCGTCAACATCCGCCAGCGCGTGCTGTCGCACCTGCGCACGCCCGAGGAAGCGCAGCTGCTGGCGCGCACTCACCACATCGAGCACGAACGCACGGGCGGCGAGATCGGCGCCTTGCTGCGCGAGGCGCAGCTGATCAAGGCGCACCAGCCGGTCTTCAACAGCAAGCTGCGGCGCATCCGCGAGATGTGCTCGATCCGCCTGGGCGTGGCGTTGCCCGAGGTGGTGTTCGCAAAAGACGTTGACTTCGGCCGCACCGAGGGCCTGTTCGGCCTGTTCCAGACGCCGCAGGCGGCGCGCGAGACCTTGCGCGGCCTGGCGCAGGAGGCTGGGCTGTGCTCCGTCATGACGGGCCTGGAGAAGGGCGCGCCGGGCCGGCCGTGCTTTGCGCGCCAGATCCGGCGCTGCCAAGGCGCCTGCACGGGCGAGGAAAGCGCCGCCGACCATGCGGCGCGCGTGCAGGCGGCGCTCGCGCCGCTGCGCGTCATGCCCTGGCCGTATCCCGGCCCCATCGCCATCGTGGAAAAGTCGGACGGCCTGCGCCAGCGCCAACTGGTCGACAACTGGTGCTACCTGGGCACCCGGCGCCCGCGCGGCAAGGCGCCGGCGCGGTTCGACGTGGATGTTTATCGTATTCTCGTCAAGCCGCTGTTCCAGGGGATATTGACGATTGAACAGCTGGGTTGA